A segment of the Candidatus Methylomirabilis sp. genome:
ATGGGGCGCTGGAGGGACCCCGTGCTGATCCCGGCCCACGCCCCGGTCTCCTTGTGGACGTACTCGATGATACTGTCGTCCACGTGGTCCACGATGAGCCGGGCATGGTCCAACCCAATCGTATTGATAATGGCCATATCCCGCTCCAGGTAGTGGAGGCGGTGCCGCTCCACCGGCGGGAGGTCCGGCCCGCGCTTCGGGATCTGCTCCCCGGGGCGGCGCGGGGAGGAGGTGTGGAGGATCAGGGGGAGGTCGAGCGCCTTGGCCAGTTCCACCTGGGCGGCGAAGCAGGCCTCCTGGTCGGCCATCGGCCAGGTCAGGCCGAAGTGCTGCACCGGGTCCAGCCCGATCTCGCCGATCGCCACCACGGCCGGGTCCTTCGCCACCTCCGGGAGCACCTCCACCAGCCGTGCCCACTCCCGTACGGCCGTCACCGACGGCACCCCCACTGCCACGAAGACCCGAACGAAGTGCCGCCGCTCGCTCAGGCGCGCGAAGTGGATGGGGTGGTCCCAGCAGCGCCGGATCTCGGCCGGGCCGGGGGGCTCGGTCAGGACCTCCCGGTACACCGCCGGGTTGCCGGCCGAGATGACGCAGGCCACCATCCCGGTCATGCTCAGGTCCTCCCAGGCGTCGTGGGGGAGGACGTGGCTGTGGCAGTGGCTGTCAATGTAGGGGATCATCGCGGCCTCCGGGTACCCGCGCCGCCACGTCCCCTCCATAGCCGGCCCCGCCCCGCCGGTCAACGGAAATCGCCGCGGCGCCCGGCCCTGATCTTGCAGATCGGGAGCCCCGGACTGCCAGCGGGAGGCTGCCGATGCCGGAGTTCCGCTTCCTCCAGGACCTGATCGTCGTGCTGATGCTCTCGGTTCTGGTCGTCACCGTCTTCACCCGCTTCCGCCTCCCCACCATCGTCGGCTTCCTCGCCTCCGGCATCCTCATGGGACCCTACGGCCTGAGCCTGGTCGCCGACGTCCACTCGGTCGAGGTCCTGGCGGAAATCGGCGTCGTCCTCCTCCTCTTCACGATCGGCCTCGAGTTCTCCCTCACGAAGCTCAACCAGATCCGCCGGGCGGTCTGGGGGGGTGGGACGGCTCAGGTCCTGGCCACCATCGCGGCCACGGCGGCGGTGGGGGCCCTGGCGGGGGCGGATTGGAAGCCCGCGACCTTCTTCGGCTTCCTGCTGGCCCTGAGCAGCACCGCCGTCGTCCTGAAGACCCTGGTGGACCGGGCCGAGATTGATTCTCCCCACGGCCGGTGCGTCCTCGGCATCCTCATCTTCCAGGACCTGTGCGTCGTCCCGATGATGCTCCTGGCCCCCCTCCTGGGGACGGGTGCCGCCTCGACCGCCGCCATCCTGGGGACCCTTGCCAAGGCCGCCGGGGTCGTGGGCGTGGTTCTTCTGGGCGCCCGCTTCGTCGTCCCCCGCCTCCTCTACGAGATCGTCCGGACCCGGAGCCGGGAGCTGTTCGTGATCAGCGTCATCGTCATCTGCCTGGGGACGGCCTACGCCACCGCGCAGGCCGGCCTCTCCCTCGCCCTCGGGGCCTTCCTGGCGGGCCTGGTCGTCTCCGAGTCGGAGTTCAGCACCCAGGCCCTGACCGAGATCCTCCCGTTCCGGGACGCCTTCAACAGCCTCTTCTTCATCTCCATCGGCATGTTGATGGACCTCCGCTTCGTCCTGGGCCACCCCTTCACGGTCCTGGGGCTCGCGGCGGCTGTCCTGGTGGGGAAGGCGCTCCTGGGGGGTGGCAGCGTCCTCCTCCTCGGGTACCCGGCCCGGACCGCCATCCTGGGAGGGCTCGCCCTGGCCCAGGTCGGGGAGTTCTCCTTCGTCCTCTCCAAGGTGGGGAAGGGGCTCGGGCTCCTGACCGAGTGGGGAAGTCAGACGTTCCTCTCCGCCTCGGTCCTGACCCTCCTCCTCACCCCCTTTCTGATCCAGGCCGGGCCGCGCCTGGCCGAGCGGCTGCGACGGGTGGAGCGCCTGGAGCGCTGGTTCCCGGGGCGCCGCTTCACCGCGCTCGCCCCGGAGCGCCTGGCGCTCAAGGACCACGTCATCATCGTGGGGTTCGGCCTGAACGGCCGCCACCTGGCGCGGGTCCTCAAGCAGGCGGGCATCCTTTATGCCATTCTGGAGATGAATGGGGAGACGGTCCGGCGGATGCGGAG
Coding sequences within it:
- a CDS encoding cation:proton antiporter, which codes for MPEFRFLQDLIVVLMLSVLVVTVFTRFRLPTIVGFLASGILMGPYGLSLVADVHSVEVLAEIGVVLLLFTIGLEFSLTKLNQIRRAVWGGGTAQVLATIAATAAVGALAGADWKPATFFGFLLALSSTAVVLKTLVDRAEIDSPHGRCVLGILIFQDLCVVPMMLLAPLLGTGAASTAAILGTLAKAAGVVGVVLLGARFVVPRLLYEIVRTRSRELFVISVIVICLGTAYATAQAGLSLALGAFLAGLVVSESEFSTQALTEILPFRDAFNSLFFISIGMLMDLRFVLGHPFTVLGLAAAVLVGKALLGGGSVLLLGYPARTAILGGLALAQVGEFSFVLSKVGKGLGLLTEWGSQTFLSASVLTLLLTPFLIQAGPRLAERLRRVERLERWFPGRRFTALAPERLALKDHVIIVGFGLNGRHLARVLKQAGILYAILEMNGETVRRMRRQGEPIYFGDVTSVEVLEHLGVSRARLLTVAISDPTSVQRAVRLAREANPKLYIVARTRYAVQVDELYRLGADEVISEEFETSIEIFARVLRRYQVPRNVIGEQINQIRRERYEMLRDVAVPTQTLGSLAGTLGGVGVESFRLRAEAPAVGRTLRELDLRTRTGVTVIAVIREGHVRSSPDPGASLAPGDTLVCIGAAADIERAGALLLGEPPEGER
- a CDS encoding TatD family hydrolase, with amino-acid sequence MIPYIDSHCHSHVLPHDAWEDLSMTGMVACVISAGNPAVYREVLTEPPGPAEIRRCWDHPIHFARLSERRHFVRVFVAVGVPSVTAVREWARLVEVLPEVAKDPAVVAIGEIGLDPVQHFGLTWPMADQEACFAAQVELAKALDLPLILHTSSPRRPGEQIPKRGPDLPPVERHRLHYLERDMAIINTIGLDHARLIVDHVDDSIIEYVHKETGAWAGISTGSLQRPIAPTAVADMVTRYGPDRILLNSDHVGYRGIDLFAVPKALRELRRRGLSDLDLRRVAFANANHALRLGLPDPS